The following proteins are encoded in a genomic region of Streptococcus cristatus AS 1.3089:
- a CDS encoding ABC transporter ATP-binding protein, with protein MTKQSTFRRLLGYMWRYKWISLLALAFIFATTLVTTALPLLARSYIDQFVSREAATNGLYLLGIYYGLFLLRVLLTFLGQYAFARVAYSIVRDLRQETFANMQQLGMAYFDQTAAGAIVSRLTNDTQSVADMFSSIFSNFLSSMLILVVTIVTMLALNWRLTLLIVLFLPIMLGSIILYQRLSNRLLKQVRAKLSDLNVKLSESIEGMRIIQAFGQEKRLIEEFEAINREHLDFSNRYLNVNSLFLRPAMSLLKILAYALILTYFGLSWQVAGVTAGIMYAFIQYVNQLFNPLIDVMQNYSVLQTSMVAAERVFELMDRRDFEPEQAEEGPEIQADNIDFQHVSFSYDGKREILKDISFSVKQGETIAFVGSTGSGKSSIINLFLRFYEFEKGKILIDGRDIRDYSQAELRRNIGLVLQDPFLYHGTIVSNIRMYQESLSQAEVEEAARFVDAHDFISQLAQGYDSPVTERGSTFSSGQRQLLAFARTIATKPKILILDEATANIDSETEELIQYSLWKMRQGRTTIAIAHRLSTIQDANCIYVLDKGRIIESGSHEELLAQNGTYKKMYQLQAGMLDA; from the coding sequence ATGACAAAACAATCAACTTTTAGACGCCTCCTAGGTTATATGTGGCGCTACAAATGGATTAGCCTGCTGGCTCTAGCTTTTATTTTTGCGACAACCTTGGTGACAACGGCCTTGCCGCTCTTGGCTCGTTCTTATATTGACCAGTTTGTCAGCCGAGAGGCAGCCACAAATGGGCTCTATCTGCTGGGGATTTACTATGGACTCTTTCTTTTGCGGGTGCTCCTTACTTTTCTGGGGCAATATGCCTTTGCACGAGTGGCTTACAGCATTGTTCGTGATCTTCGGCAGGAAACTTTTGCGAATATGCAGCAATTAGGCATGGCTTATTTTGATCAGACTGCAGCAGGGGCTATCGTTTCTCGCTTGACCAATGACACTCAGTCAGTGGCTGATATGTTTAGTAGTATTTTTTCAAATTTTCTCAGCTCCATGCTTATCTTGGTGGTGACAATCGTAACTATGCTGGCTCTGAATTGGCGGCTGACTCTGCTGATTGTCCTCTTTTTGCCTATCATGCTTGGTTCGATTATCCTGTATCAGCGGCTGTCCAATCGCTTGCTCAAGCAAGTCCGAGCTAAACTGAGTGACCTCAACGTCAAACTTTCTGAGAGCATTGAAGGGATGCGGATCATCCAAGCTTTCGGCCAGGAAAAGCGGTTAATAGAAGAATTTGAAGCAATCAATAGAGAACACCTAGACTTTAGCAATCGCTATCTGAACGTGAACAGCCTCTTTCTGCGCCCTGCCATGTCCTTGCTGAAAATCTTGGCTTATGCTCTTATTCTGACTTATTTTGGTTTGAGCTGGCAAGTAGCTGGAGTGACTGCGGGTATCATGTATGCCTTTATCCAGTATGTCAACCAGCTTTTCAATCCCTTGATCGATGTCATGCAAAATTACTCAGTTCTTCAGACATCGATGGTGGCTGCGGAGCGTGTTTTTGAACTGATGGATCGTCGAGACTTTGAGCCTGAGCAAGCAGAAGAAGGACCTGAGATTCAGGCAGACAATATTGACTTTCAGCATGTGAGCTTTTCCTATGACGGAAAGAGAGAGATTCTAAAGGACATTTCCTTTAGTGTCAAGCAAGGTGAGACGATTGCCTTTGTCGGATCAACGGGTTCGGGCAAATCCTCCATTATTAATCTTTTCCTGCGCTTTTATGAATTTGAGAAAGGCAAGATTCTTATTGATGGCAGAGACATCAGAGACTACAGTCAAGCAGAGTTACGACGGAATATTGGTCTTGTTTTGCAGGATCCCTTCCTCTACCATGGCACCATTGTCTCCAATATCCGCATGTATCAGGAGAGTCTCTCACAAGCAGAGGTCGAAGAAGCAGCTCGCTTTGTCGATGCCCATGACTTTATCAGCCAGCTAGCTCAGGGCTATGATAGTCCGGTTACTGAGCGTGGCTCCACCTTTTCTAGTGGCCAACGACAGCTTTTGGCCTTTGCCAGAACCATCGCAACCAAGCCTAAAATCTTGATTTTGGACGAAGCCACTGCCAATATCGATTCGGAAACTGAGGAGCTGATCCAATATTCTCTCTGGAAAATGCGGCAGGGCAGAACGACTATTGCCATTGCCCATCGGCTGTCTACGATTCAGGATGCCAATTGCATCTACGTTTTAGATAAAGGGCGCATCATTGAGTCTGGTAGCCATGAAGAGCTTCTAGCACAAAATGGGACGTATAAGAAAATGTATCAGCTGCAGGCTGGGATGTTGGATGCCTGA
- a CDS encoding PLP-dependent aminotransferase family protein: MAEKPKYQIIMDKIIRDIDKGRLTRGQKVPSVRKLADRYHCSKDTAQKALIELRYQKYIYAVPKSGYYVLENDQNKKEDIELAVTDDRHQAYEDFRICVNETLIGRENYLFNYYSQQEGLEELRQSVQRLLLDSAVYTSADNLILTSGTQQALYILSQIDFPNGKETILVEQPTYHRINDLLLNQKLSYETIERKPTGIDLKELERIFQTRRIKFFYTIPRFHYPLGHSYSRQEKEEILALAERYDVYIVEDDYLADFDSKRELPFYYLDNSQHVLYIKSFSTSLFPALRITALALPPQIRETFLSYKIAVDYDSNLIMQKALSLYIDNLMFEKNRLGLLNRLETEKNKARFLLDSINFPLPHQLTTDGVIFDLQSLPSVSSLKHSKLPLDFFESSYIQTCPYHYAKLQFDDLKENLEKFKDYLKKEGDRNR, translated from the coding sequence ATGGCAGAAAAACCTAAATACCAAATCATCATGGATAAAATTATTAGGGACATTGACAAGGGAAGACTTACTAGAGGGCAAAAGGTTCCCTCCGTCCGCAAGCTGGCAGACCGCTACCATTGCAGCAAGGATACTGCCCAGAAGGCTCTGATTGAGCTTCGTTATCAGAAGTACATCTATGCCGTGCCTAAGAGCGGCTACTATGTCTTGGAAAATGACCAAAACAAAAAGGAAGATATTGAGCTTGCTGTGACAGACGACCGCCACCAAGCCTATGAGGACTTTCGCATTTGTGTCAATGAAACGCTGATTGGTCGAGAAAACTATCTTTTCAACTACTACTCTCAGCAAGAAGGACTGGAGGAGCTGCGACAGTCAGTTCAGCGCTTGCTCTTGGACTCCGCAGTCTACACTTCTGCAGACAATCTGATTCTGACTTCCGGTACCCAACAAGCCCTCTACATTCTCTCCCAGATTGATTTCCCCAATGGTAAAGAGACCATTCTGGTTGAGCAGCCCACCTATCATCGGATCAATGATTTACTGCTAAATCAGAAACTGTCTTATGAGACCATTGAACGTAAACCGACTGGGATTGACCTGAAAGAGTTAGAGAGGATTTTTCAGACAAGGCGGATCAAGTTTTTCTATACGATTCCCCGTTTTCACTATCCACTAGGACATTCCTACAGCCGTCAGGAAAAGGAAGAAATCCTTGCCCTTGCTGAACGTTATGATGTCTATATCGTTGAAGACGACTATCTGGCCGACTTTGATAGCAAGCGAGAACTGCCTTTTTACTATCTAGATAATAGTCAGCATGTCCTCTATATCAAGTCTTTTTCTACCAGTCTCTTTCCTGCCCTCCGCATCACGGCCTTGGCTCTACCACCTCAGATTCGAGAAACCTTTCTGTCCTATAAAATAGCGGTTGACTACGACAGCAACCTCATTATGCAAAAGGCTCTCTCCCTTTACATTGACAATCTGATGTTTGAAAAGAATCGTCTAGGCTTACTTAACCGACTGGAAACTGAAAAAAATAAGGCACGATTCCTCTTGGACTCTATTAATTTCCCTCTGCCCCACCAGTTGACAACAGATGGCGTGATTTTTGACCTCCAATCCCTCCCCTCAGTCAGCTCCCTCAAACACAGCAAGCTGCCGCTGGACTTTTTTGAAAGCAGCTACATTCAGACCTGCCCCTACCACTACGCTAAGCTACAGTTTGATGATTTAAAAGAAAATCTGGAAAAATTTAAAGACTATCTAAAAAAAGAGGGGGACAGAAATCGGTAA
- a CDS encoding transcription repressor NadR: MTKKRRNDLLELLKEARQPLNGQFLAEQFHVTRQIIVQDIALLRADGTPIISTNRGYLYKESNQPAHFHRLFKLKHKADDIEAELLAIVDNGGRVQNIMIEHPVYGEIQTYLKLTCRRDVQQFLEQISESDFRALSELTNGIHYHLIEADSQQDLDYIEEALATLGFLQE, translated from the coding sequence ATGACAAAAAAACGAAGAAATGATTTATTAGAGCTTTTAAAAGAAGCTCGACAACCTTTAAATGGACAATTTTTGGCGGAACAATTTCATGTCACTCGTCAGATTATCGTTCAGGATATTGCCCTACTGCGAGCCGATGGCACTCCCATTATCAGTACCAATAGGGGCTATCTCTATAAAGAAAGCAATCAGCCCGCTCATTTTCACAGACTTTTTAAACTCAAACACAAGGCGGACGATATTGAAGCCGAACTTTTGGCCATCGTTGATAATGGTGGACGAGTGCAAAATATCATGATTGAACATCCAGTCTATGGGGAAATCCAGACCTATCTGAAATTGACCTGCCGCCGCGATGTGCAACAATTTTTAGAGCAAATTTCAGAGAGCGATTTTCGTGCCTTATCCGAGCTAACAAATGGAATTCATTACCATTTAATCGAGGCAGATTCTCAGCAGGACTTAGACTATATCGAGGAAGCCTTAGCTACACTGGGCTTTCTGCAAGAATAA
- a CDS encoding ECF transporter S component, translating to MKPKSKNQFMTLTAFLTALAIVIPLVMPIKIVIPPASFTLASHVAIFLAMFISPLMTVIVVLGSTIGFAMSGLPFIITLRALSHLLFGTIGALYLQKHPETLDSQKKIWIFNFVLALIHAFGEVVVCILFYTTTAYPANAFYILFGLVGFGTIIHSMVDFVIAKIVYQALKKIR from the coding sequence ATGAAACCAAAATCTAAAAATCAGTTTATGACACTGACCGCTTTTTTGACTGCCCTAGCCATCGTTATCCCACTGGTTATGCCGATCAAGATTGTCATTCCGCCAGCTTCCTTCACTTTAGCCAGCCACGTTGCAATCTTTCTGGCCATGTTCATCTCACCACTCATGACAGTAATTGTCGTTCTCGGCTCTACCATCGGATTTGCCATGTCCGGTCTTCCTTTCATCATCACCCTGAGAGCCCTGTCTCACCTGCTCTTCGGGACTATCGGTGCTCTTTACCTGCAAAAGCATCCTGAAACACTGGATAGTCAGAAAAAGATTTGGATTTTTAATTTCGTCCTGGCCTTGATTCATGCCTTTGGCGAGGTAGTGGTCTGCATTCTCTTTTACACAACGACAGCCTATCCAGCTAATGCCTTCTACATCTTATTCGGTTTGGTTGGATTTGGAACAATCATTCACAGTATGGTTGACTTTGTCATTGCAAAAATTGTCTATCAGGCTCTGAAAAAGATTCGCTAA
- a CDS encoding zinc ribbon domain-containing protein YjdM has product MNNLPNCPKCNSEYVYEDGVLLVCPECAYEWDPAEVAAGEAGPVAIDANGNQLADGDTVTLIKDLKVKGAPKDLKQGTRVKNIRIVEGDHNIDCKIDGFGAMKLKSEFVKKI; this is encoded by the coding sequence ATGAATAATTTGCCAAATTGCCCAAAATGTAACTCAGAATACGTTTATGAAGACGGTGTCCTCTTGGTTTGCCCAGAATGTGCCTACGAATGGGATCCAGCAGAAGTTGCAGCAGGAGAAGCTGGTCCGGTGGCTATTGATGCGAACGGGAACCAGTTGGCCGATGGAGATACAGTTACCTTAATCAAGGACTTGAAAGTCAAAGGTGCCCCTAAGGATCTCAAACAAGGAACGCGCGTGAAAAATATCCGCATCGTCGAAGGCGACCACAATATTGACTGTAAGATTGACGGATTTGGTGCTATGAAGCTCAAGTCAGAATTTGTCAAGAAAATCTGA
- a CDS encoding Pr6Pr family membrane protein has product MNKKIILSYRLLLLVLAFVGVYLEIAKLGVGMLMYYTVLSNLLVLLFTAYLVFRMWTDNNWECPKLLRVKGGVTMCIMITCVVYHLLLAPIATDFYRLENFLCHYIVPLMFFFDTLVFDKTRQYRWFDPISWTSVPLIYMIFALINGFFLKIDIPNAKDKPFPYFFLNVYKHGWPYVIKMCLIIFVAYLVFGYIFYGIKSILFSKKQKA; this is encoded by the coding sequence ATGAATAAAAAAATAATTCTTTCTTATCGCCTTCTTCTTCTGGTTTTGGCTTTTGTCGGAGTCTATCTGGAAATTGCTAAACTTGGCGTGGGAATGCTGATGTACTACACGGTCTTGTCTAATCTTCTGGTTCTGTTATTTACCGCCTATCTTGTTTTTAGGATGTGGACGGACAATAACTGGGAGTGTCCCAAACTGTTGCGCGTGAAGGGCGGCGTGACCATGTGTATCATGATTACCTGCGTCGTCTATCACTTGCTCCTAGCTCCGATTGCGACAGATTTTTATCGTTTGGAAAATTTCCTTTGCCATTACATTGTGCCTCTCATGTTTTTCTTTGATACTCTTGTATTTGATAAAACTCGGCAGTATCGTTGGTTTGATCCCATTTCTTGGACAAGTGTTCCACTGATTTACATGATTTTTGCCCTTATTAACGGTTTTTTCTTGAAAATTGATATTCCGAATGCCAAGGATAAACCCTTTCCCTACTTTTTCCTTAATGTCTATAAGCACGGTTGGCCTTATGTCATAAAGATGTGCTTGATTATCTTTGTGGCTTATCTAGTCTTTGGTTATATTTTCTACGGAATCAAATCTATCTTATTTTCAAAGAAGCAGAAAGCTTAG
- the pyrR gene encoding bifunctional pyr operon transcriptional regulator/uracil phosphoribosyltransferase PyrR translates to MKTKEVVDDITMNRAITRITYEIIERNKDLSQIVLAGIKTRGVFIAKRIQQRLAQLEKIEIPVCEVDTKPFRDDIKVKEDTTVIPVEITDREVILVDDVLYTGRTIRAAIDNLVSHGRPSRVSLAVLVDRGHRELPIRADYVGKNIPTSRREEIIVEMTEKDGQDRVLIVEEETR, encoded by the coding sequence ATGAAGACAAAGGAAGTTGTCGATGATATCACCATGAATCGTGCCATCACGCGGATCACCTATGAAATCATCGAGCGCAACAAGGATTTAAGCCAAATCGTTTTGGCAGGCATTAAGACCAGAGGGGTTTTCATTGCCAAGCGGATTCAGCAAAGACTGGCTCAGCTAGAGAAAATTGAGATTCCAGTTTGTGAAGTGGATACAAAGCCCTTCCGAGACGACATCAAGGTCAAGGAAGACACGACAGTGATTCCAGTTGAGATTACTGACCGCGAAGTGATTCTTGTCGACGATGTACTCTATACAGGCCGAACCATCCGTGCAGCCATTGATAATCTGGTCAGTCATGGGCGGCCGTCACGTGTCAGCCTCGCTGTTCTAGTGGACCGTGGGCACCGTGAGCTGCCGATTCGAGCAGACTATGTTGGCAAAAATATTCCAACGAGCCGCCGAGAAGAGATTATTGTTGAAATGACTGAAAAAGATGGTCAGGACCGAGTTCTGATCGTAGAGGAGGAGACAAGATGA
- a CDS encoding uracil-xanthine permease family protein, with protein sequence MSQEVKYDVHDMPKPGLLLGLSFQHLFAMFGATVLVPILVGIDPAVALFSSGLGTLAHLTVTKYKIPAYMGSSFAYIAAMQILMKTDGIAAVAQGAITGGLVYFIVALIVKFAGNAWIDKILPPVVVGPIIMVIGLSLAGTAVGDVMYKTVGDQKVYDITYFAIGMVTLLCVILFNIYGKKIVGIIPVLLGLIVGYIFALIVGAVTGQEIISFANVTKASWFHVPPMNLPFIDYDFKLYPSAILTMAPIAFVTMTEHFGHVMVLNSLTGKDFFKEPGLDKTLAGDGLAQVIAGIFGAPPVTSYGENIGVMALNKIYSVYVIAGAAVLAIIMSFVGKVSALLQSIPSPVLGGISIALFGVIASSGLKILIEAQTNFDNKKNLLIASVILVSGIGGLTLQLSGLQISGVALSTVLGIALYLILPEPKN encoded by the coding sequence ATGAGTCAAGAAGTTAAATACGATGTCCATGATATGCCAAAACCTGGTTTACTCTTAGGACTTTCATTCCAGCATTTATTCGCCATGTTTGGTGCAACGGTGTTGGTTCCGATTCTGGTGGGAATTGACCCAGCGGTAGCCCTGTTTTCAAGTGGTTTAGGAACGCTGGCCCACTTAACAGTGACCAAGTACAAAATCCCCGCTTATATGGGTTCCAGCTTTGCTTATATCGCTGCCATGCAAATCCTAATGAAAACAGATGGGATTGCTGCGGTTGCGCAAGGTGCTATCACGGGTGGTCTAGTCTACTTTATCGTGGCCCTCATTGTGAAATTCGCAGGTAACGCCTGGATTGATAAGATTTTGCCACCGGTAGTAGTAGGGCCTATCATCATGGTGATTGGTCTGAGTCTAGCGGGTACAGCCGTTGGCGATGTGATGTATAAGACTGTTGGAGACCAGAAGGTTTACGATATCACCTACTTTGCTATCGGGATGGTAACCCTCCTCTGTGTCATTCTATTTAACATCTACGGTAAGAAAATCGTTGGTATTATTCCGGTACTGCTGGGCTTGATTGTTGGCTATATCTTCGCTCTGATCGTCGGAGCAGTGACAGGTCAGGAGATTATCTCTTTTGCTAACGTGACAAAAGCTTCTTGGTTCCATGTTCCGCCGATGAATCTTCCGTTTATAGATTATGATTTTAAATTGTATCCAAGTGCAATCCTAACAATGGCACCGATTGCCTTTGTAACGATGACAGAGCACTTTGGGCATGTAATGGTACTGAACAGCTTAACAGGCAAAGATTTCTTTAAAGAGCCTGGTTTGGATAAGACTTTAGCTGGAGATGGTCTGGCACAGGTTATCGCGGGTATCTTTGGTGCTCCGCCAGTGACTAGCTACGGTGAAAATATCGGGGTGATGGCGCTCAATAAAATCTACAGTGTTTATGTAATTGCTGGTGCTGCTGTATTGGCGATTATCATGAGTTTTGTCGGAAAAGTGTCTGCCCTGCTCCAATCGATTCCAAGTCCAGTTTTGGGAGGCATTTCCATCGCCCTCTTCGGAGTAATTGCTTCCAGCGGTTTGAAAATTCTGATTGAAGCGCAAACCAATTTTGACAACAAAAAGAACCTGCTGATTGCCAGTGTCATTCTGGTATCTGGTATCGGTGGTCTGACCCTGCAACTATCAGGTTTGCAAATTTCAGGGGTTGCTCTATCAACTGTTCTGGGAATTGCTCTCTACCTCATCCTGCCAGAACCTAAAAATTAG
- a CDS encoding aspartate carbamoyltransferase catalytic subunit has product MSSNQIALKNLVSMEHLTNEEVMALIKRGIEFKNGAKVQYDEQHIISNLFFEPSTRTHKAFEVAELKLGCDLLDFDVKTSSVNKGETLYDTILTMSALGVDVCVIRHPEVDYYKELVESPTITTSIVNGGDGSGQHPSQSLLDLMTIYQEFGHFDGLKVAIAGDLDHSRVAKSNMQILKRLGAELFFAGPDEWRSAEFADYGKFVTIDEVIDQVDVMMFLRVQHERHDYNSIFSKENYHKLHGLTQERYDRMKDTAILMHPAPVNRDVEIADHLVEAPKSRIVEQMTNGVFVRMAIIEAVLKGRN; this is encoded by the coding sequence ATGTCATCAAATCAAATCGCACTTAAAAATCTTGTATCTATGGAACACCTTACGAACGAAGAAGTAATGGCTTTGATCAAGCGTGGAATTGAATTTAAAAACGGCGCAAAGGTCCAGTATGATGAGCAGCATATCATTTCGAATCTTTTCTTTGAACCTTCGACTCGGACTCACAAGGCTTTTGAAGTAGCTGAATTAAAACTTGGGTGTGACCTGCTTGACTTTGATGTCAAGACAAGCTCAGTCAATAAGGGAGAAACCTTGTATGACACGATTTTGACTATGTCAGCTCTCGGTGTTGATGTCTGTGTTATCCGTCACCCCGAGGTGGACTACTATAAAGAATTGGTCGAGAGCCCAACGATTACAACTTCCATCGTAAATGGTGGTGATGGTTCTGGTCAGCACCCAAGCCAAAGTTTACTTGACTTGATGACAATTTACCAAGAATTCGGTCATTTCGATGGTTTGAAAGTAGCTATCGCTGGTGACCTTGATCACTCACGTGTAGCCAAGTCTAATATGCAAATCTTGAAACGTCTTGGCGCTGAGCTCTTCTTTGCTGGTCCAGATGAGTGGAGAAGTGCGGAATTTGCTGATTATGGTAAGTTCGTAACCATTGATGAAGTGATTGACCAAGTGGACGTGATGATGTTCCTTCGTGTGCAGCATGAGCGCCATGACTACAACTCTATTTTCTCTAAGGAAAATTATCATAAACTTCATGGGTTGACGCAAGAGCGCTATGATCGTATGAAGGATACCGCTATCCTGATGCACCCAGCGCCTGTCAATCGCGATGTAGAAATTGCGGACCATTTGGTTGAAGCTCCAAAATCTCGGATTGTAGAACAAATGACAAATGGCGTCTTTGTCAGAATGGCTATCATTGAGGCTGTTCTCAAAGGACGAAATTAA
- a CDS encoding LytS/YhcK type 5TM receptor domain-containing protein, with product MKKTSPFTITFTAICIALNYVGANIALFLKLPVYLDTFGTILASLVLGPIFGVGTAVASALISAFTTDISAIYFSPVAILLALLVSVFFTSDSKPRLNLLWKTFLVSLPATALASLITVIVFKGITPSGSSIIVQGLHGLGLDLVTSTIIVQALTDYADRLIVIGVSLVFIPQLKKVIPRIFAKSSNA from the coding sequence ATGAAAAAAACATCACCATTTACCATTACATTTACAGCTATCTGCATCGCTCTAAACTATGTTGGTGCCAACATCGCACTTTTTCTAAAACTTCCTGTTTATTTGGATACGTTTGGAACGATATTAGCCAGCCTTGTTTTAGGACCTATTTTCGGAGTAGGAACTGCGGTTGCCAGTGCTCTTATTAGCGCTTTTACAACAGACATTTCTGCTATTTATTTCTCTCCAGTAGCCATTCTTTTGGCTCTGCTCGTCTCAGTCTTTTTCACTTCTGATTCAAAACCAAGACTAAATCTTCTCTGGAAAACATTTCTAGTTTCCCTGCCAGCTACTGCTTTGGCCTCTCTGATTACCGTCATTGTCTTCAAAGGAATTACCCCAAGCGGCTCTAGTATTATCGTTCAGGGTTTACACGGTTTAGGCTTAGATTTGGTCACCAGCACCATCATCGTCCAAGCTCTAACCGACTATGCAGACCGACTCATCGTTATTGGGGTCAGTCTCGTCTTCATCCCACAACTCAAAAAAGTCATCCCAAGAATCTTTGCAAAATCCAGCAATGCATAA
- a CDS encoding nucleoside hydrolase, producing the protein MKRKVIIDCDPGIDDSLALLYALQHPDLEVMALTIVAGNVPVELGLENAFKILERLNRLDIPVYVGADKPLVRDFVSAQDTHGMDGLGESGITRSSSTQAQPQAAYDFLADYFQTNKNTSIIALGPLTNIALALRKNPNLGQHLDRFVSMGGSYKSHGNCSPVAEYNYWCDPHAAQETYEKLEKKIEMVGLDVTRKIVLTPNLLEYMRFINPEVADFVGKITRFYWDFHWEYEHIIGCVINDPLAVAHFLHEDLCQGFDSFVDLATEGIAVGQTLVDAYNFYGKEVNAKVLTQVNTHLFFQDFLSVILNISKEIICQDIETLNLG; encoded by the coding sequence ATGAAAAGAAAAGTTATTATTGACTGCGATCCTGGCATAGACGACAGCCTAGCCCTGCTCTATGCCCTGCAACACCCTGACTTAGAGGTCATGGCTTTGACCATAGTTGCTGGAAATGTCCCAGTGGAACTTGGTCTTGAAAATGCCTTTAAAATCCTAGAAAGGCTGAATCGGCTAGATATTCCAGTTTATGTAGGAGCCGACAAGCCATTGGTTCGTGACTTCGTCTCTGCTCAGGACACCCACGGCATGGATGGATTGGGGGAAAGCGGGATAACAAGAAGCAGTTCCACCCAAGCCCAGCCACAAGCTGCTTATGACTTTCTGGCAGACTACTTCCAAACCAATAAGAATACTTCTATCATCGCACTAGGACCTTTGACCAATATTGCCTTGGCTCTTAGGAAAAATCCTAACCTTGGGCAACATCTAGACCGATTTGTCAGCATGGGAGGCAGCTACAAATCGCATGGCAACTGCTCACCCGTAGCGGAGTACAACTACTGGTGCGATCCACATGCAGCCCAAGAAACCTACGAAAAACTTGAAAAAAAGATTGAAATGGTCGGTCTAGATGTCACTCGAAAGATTGTCTTGACGCCTAATCTATTGGAATATATGCGTTTTATCAATCCTGAAGTCGCTGACTTTGTCGGAAAAATCACTCGTTTTTACTGGGATTTTCATTGGGAGTATGAGCATATCATCGGCTGTGTCATCAACGATCCGTTGGCTGTTGCCCATTTCCTGCATGAAGACCTTTGTCAAGGCTTTGACTCCTTCGTAGACCTCGCAACGGAAGGCATTGCCGTGGGACAAACGCTAGTTGATGCCTATAATTTTTATGGTAAGGAAGTCAATGCCAAGGTACTGACCCAAGTAAACACCCACCTCTTCTTTCAGGATTTTCTCTCCGTGATACTCAACATTTCAAAGGAAATCATCTGCCAAGATATAGAAACTTTAAATTTAGGATAA
- a CDS encoding RidA family protein: protein MAKIVQTDKAPAAIGPYVQGKIVGNLLFASGQIPLSPETGEIVGATIEEQTQQVLKNVGAILEAAGTDFDHVVKATCFLSDINDFVPFNEVYKTAFKSEFPARSAVEVARLPRDVKIEIEVIAEIV, encoded by the coding sequence ATGGCAAAAATAGTACAAACAGATAAAGCACCAGCAGCAATCGGACCATACGTCCAAGGAAAAATCGTTGGCAACCTTTTATTTGCAAGTGGTCAGATTCCTTTGTCACCAGAGACAGGAGAAATTGTAGGTGCAACGATTGAAGAGCAGACTCAGCAGGTTTTGAAAAATGTAGGAGCCATTTTAGAAGCAGCTGGAACAGATTTTGACCATGTGGTCAAGGCAACCTGCTTCCTAAGTGATATCAATGATTTTGTTCCATTTAATGAAGTCTACAAAACAGCCTTTAAGAGCGAGTTTCCAGCTCGTTCGGCAGTAGAAGTGGCTCGCTTACCTCGTGATGTTAAAATCGAAATTGAAGTCATTGCCGAGATTGTGTAA